The DNA sequence GCGGCACGGTGAAGTCCACGCCGTGGAGGATGTGGTAGGCGCCGATGTGGGTGTGGACGTTGTCCAGCTGGAGGACGGGAGTGCTCATGAGGCTGCTTTGCTCGAAGGCTGGATCAGGGGCAGGCTGGACCGCCCCGGATGGCGGTTGGTCCTGGTCGGCATGGGGTCGGGGCGTCGTGCCGGGACGCCGGGGTGCGTGCCCGGCGGCGCGGCAACCTTCTTCCGCTTGCCCGGAAGGACGTCATCCAGGAAGCGGGCACCCCGCATTCCCCGGCCCGCGCTGTGCGAGGGCCACCTGCGCTGCTCGCGCCCGGCATCGGGCGCGCATCCCGGCACCACGCCGTGAACCAGGCCCGGCCTCATGCCCCCTCCTCCACCGCCACGGTGCCCATGTAGGCGCTTTGCACCACCGGCAGCGCCATCACCTGCGCCGGCTCGCCGTCGGCGAGCAGCTGGCCGTTGTGCAGCACGATGATGCGGTCCGCCAGCTCGCGCACCACGTCCATCTTGTGCTCGACCAGCAGGATGGTCTTGTCGCGCCGCTGCTTGAGCGCGCGGATCAGGTCCAGCACCACCGGCACCTCGTCGACGCTCATGCCGGCGGTGGGCTCGTCGAACATGTAGACCTTGGGGTCCAGCGCCATCATCAGCGCGACCTCCAGCTTGCGCTGGTCGCCGTGCGGCAGCGCGGAGGCTGGCGCGTCGGCCTTGTCGGCCAGGCGCACCGCCTCGAGCACCGCCTGCGCCTCGTCGAGCAGGTGCTTGTGGTCCAGCCAGACGCTGAGCAGCTGCAGGCCCCCGCCGTGGCGCGCCTGCACGGCCAGGCGCACGTTCTCCAGCACCGAGAGGTTGGGGAACAGCTGGGTGAGCTGGAAGGCCCGGCCCAGCCCGCGGCGCGTGCGCAGCGGCGCGGGCAAGGCGGTGATGTCCTCGCCCTCGAGCAGCACCGAGCCGCTGGTGGCCTTGAGCTGGCCGGAGATCAGGTTGAAGTAGGTGGTCTTGCCCGCCCCGTTGGGCCCGACGATGGCCGTCAGCGTGCCGGCGTGGAAGGCGCAGCTGACGCGGTCCACGGCCACGTGCCCGCCGAAGCGGATCGTCAGGTCCCGGGTCTCGAGCACAGGGTTCATCGCATTCACCGTCGTATCGGAAACGGGCACCTCAGGGGCAGGTGCCGATGACGTAATGGTTCGGCGCGATCCTCTTGAGGGTCGTCGTCACGAAGATGTTCCACAGCCCCATGTTCTCGTTGGAGCCGTAGGCATAGGTGTAGCCCCACAGCGCATAGGCGCGGCCGGCCAGCGTGTGCGCGTAGTTGCTCGCGGTGTAGCAGGTGGGCGTGGCCGGCGGCGTGCCGGTGGTGGTGCCGGTCGCAGGCGCCGAAGGTGCGCTCTCGGCCCCGCTGCCGTCGACCGTGCGCACGGTCCAGCTGTAGGCGGTGCCAGGGGCCAGGCCCGTGTCGGTGTAGCTGGTGCCGGCCACCGGCGCGCCGTTGACCTGGCTGCCGTCGCGGTAGACGTTGTAGCCGGCCGCGCCCGAGACGGTCGACCAGCTGACCACCATGCTGGTGTCGGTGGCCCCCGAGGTGCTCACGCTGGCCGGCGGCGGCAGCGCCGAGGACGGGGCGCCGCTGGCGAGGTGGTCCACCATGGCCTTGATGGCGCTGATCTGGCTGCCGGCCTTCTGTGCGTAGTTGCTGCCGTACCAGCCGATCCAGTCCCAGCAGGCGTTGGGGTTGGGCAGCGTGCCGCTCGCGGCGGTGCTGCGCAGCGTGTTGTCGACCTTGGCCTGCGGGAACAGCACGATGATGCTGTTGGTGTCGGCCCAGCGGGTGTAGCCGGTGTCGCGCACGAAACGCTGGCCGACCTGCGATTCGCTCTGCTGGCAGCCGTGCAGCGCGACGTGCAGCCGGCACTTGGCACCGGCCGCGCAGTTGGCCGGCACGTAGACCCAGCCGGTGGCCGCCATGCCGGGGTTGCTGGTGAACGCGGCCTGGTTGAACTGGCCGTAGTTGCCGGTCGCCGGGCTGTCGTTGCGCGGGTTCAGCGGCCCGTAGAGGTGGCTCAACACGGCGCCGGCCCCGTCGTAGCCGCAGTTGCTGATGTAGGGCGAGGCGGTGCTGCCGCAGGCGTTGTTGCCGGCGCTGTCGAAGTCGGTCGGGAAGGTGTGCGCCGTGCCGCTGCGCTTGACGTACTGCAGGTTGGCCGACGGCACGCCGTTGGCGAGGTACTGGTCGCGCAGCGCGTCCATCAGGTTGACGCCGACCGTGGTGTCGCTGGTACCGGTGAACAGGAAGATCTTCTGGGTCGCGACGTTCGCCTTCGCGTCGATCGCGCTGCCGCTCCAGCCATCGATGTTGGACTGCATCGCGTTGCGCATCGCCGTCGACACGCTCGCGTTGTACATGCAGGAGGTGTAGTTGCTCTGCCGCGCGCAGGTGTACGGGCCGCCGGCGAACACGCCCACGCCCATGAAGGTGGACGAGTGCGCCCAGCCCAGCTGCGCGGCCATGTAGCCGCCGGCGGACAGGCCGGACACGCTGATGGCCTGCTTGTCGACGTTCAGCTGCGGCAACGGCTGGACCTGGGCCCAGGCCGCGCCGGCCAGCCATCCCGCCGCCAGCGCGGCGAGGCGGCGGATCATCGGTGTCTTCCTCATCGCGTCGTCTCCTCTCGTGGTGGTGCAGGGAACAAGCGACCCTCCGCCC is a window from the Caldimonas thermodepolymerans genome containing:
- a CDS encoding ABC transporter ATP-binding protein — protein: MNPVLETRDLTIRFGGHVAVDRVSCAFHAGTLTAIVGPNGAGKTTYFNLISGQLKATSGSVLLEGEDITALPAPLRTRRGLGRAFQLTQLFPNLSVLENVRLAVQARHGGGLQLLSVWLDHKHLLDEAQAVLEAVRLADKADAPASALPHGDQRKLEVALMMALDPKVYMFDEPTAGMSVDEVPVVLDLIRALKQRRDKTILLVEHKMDVVRELADRIIVLHNGQLLADGEPAQVMALPVVQSAYMGTVAVEEGA
- a CDS encoding fibronectin type III domain-containing protein → MRKTPMIRRLAALAAGWLAGAAWAQVQPLPQLNVDKQAISVSGLSAGGYMAAQLGWAHSSTFMGVGVFAGGPYTCARQSNYTSCMYNASVSTAMRNAMQSNIDGWSGSAIDAKANVATQKIFLFTGTSDTTVGVNLMDALRDQYLANGVPSANLQYVKRSGTAHTFPTDFDSAGNNACGSTASPYISNCGYDGAGAVLSHLYGPLNPRNDSPATGNYGQFNQAAFTSNPGMAATGWVYVPANCAAGAKCRLHVALHGCQQSESQVGQRFVRDTGYTRWADTNSIIVLFPQAKVDNTLRSTAASGTLPNPNACWDWIGWYGSNYAQKAGSQISAIKAMVDHLASGAPSSALPPPASVSTSGATDTSMVVSWSTVSGAAGYNVYRDGSQVNGAPVAGTSYTDTGLAPGTAYSWTVRTVDGSGAESAPSAPATGTTTGTPPATPTCYTASNYAHTLAGRAYALWGYTYAYGSNENMGLWNIFVTTTLKRIAPNHYVIGTCP